One window from the genome of Thermus sediminis encodes:
- a CDS encoding ATP-binding protein: MRLVGQMEVLARFQRALLRDLEPTQILRNLLEVATEEGVERAALFLYHPRTRELVGEVASGRGRHYTVSAIALPLYQGGPVQEAFFSESPLKRQEAWLLPVVGEGDFCWADPEGRCTERPRATRATRTLVCPSCHRFAAKGVLSLEGVPQNLVPLLPLLAQLTALALKNGELLAERNQALARLSRHADALSHVMALTREVAKALEPGAVLETLARALVERFGFYRATVALVRGEFLEGHLTVKGGQVYWTEGRSRIRLSLASSPDPMARTARERRSLLVPQEVLPEEVAREAGPNVAYVPVLAEGGGERVLGVLALDHGPGGPPIAEEDLRYVELLAGAAGVAFRNAELFREKTQLSLALAAERERLSEVLEELPDGVVVLFDERGFANGRAREILGLGLEVALEDLPAALAPALEGGRLELSLGGSAYSVRGRRVGEAQLLVLHDISERSRMERALREQVTFTQTLVDLAREALRQRDLGALGEAITLRLRGLFAADEGLLVSEEGGREEVLFATCALPENLPRPNLLERALAQEAPLAVEGLGPGDCALAGALGLRSALVVPFRAGSFRGALLLGFRSERRFSDRLLARFRQVGTLLALVLEKARFLALLEAEEARLKALLEHAQDVVYVLDQEGLVRFVSQSVRPILGYDPEGYKKALIRALDFVYPEDRPQAEALFRELLARPGEVRVAEFRVLHAGGTPIPVSAWGRNLLQDPRVRGVVVTLRDLRPHLEAERVKGEFIAAVSHELRTPLAVIMGLAELLKEEGLSPSAQESVDLILESAFRLKTMVDNLLDTSRLEAGRFEVSKRPTSLGPLLLDLAKSFGGVARLSGVDFRVEVAELPLLEADPDRVVQVVGNLLANAFKFTPPGGEVRLRAFANGKSVVLEVVDTGPGIPKEELPKLFGRFARAGNARARGVSGTGLGLFISKHIVEAHGGRIEVESEEGQGSLFRVILPLYGPDSPG; the protein is encoded by the coding sequence ATGCGCCTTGTGGGGCAGATGGAGGTCCTGGCCCGGTTTCAGCGGGCGCTTCTCAGGGACCTCGAGCCCACCCAGATTCTCAGAAACCTTCTGGAGGTGGCCACGGAGGAGGGCGTGGAACGGGCAGCCCTCTTCCTCTATCACCCCAGGACCCGGGAGCTGGTGGGCGAGGTGGCCTCGGGGCGCGGGCGGCACTACACGGTCTCCGCCATCGCCCTACCCCTCTACCAGGGGGGCCCGGTGCAGGAGGCCTTCTTCAGCGAGAGCCCCCTGAAGCGTCAGGAGGCGTGGCTCCTGCCCGTGGTGGGGGAGGGGGATTTTTGTTGGGCGGACCCCGAGGGGCGTTGCACGGAAAGGCCCCGGGCCACCCGGGCCACCCGGACCTTGGTCTGCCCCTCCTGCCACCGGTTCGCCGCCAAGGGGGTGCTGAGCCTCGAGGGGGTCCCGCAGAACCTGGTTCCCCTCCTCCCCCTTTTGGCCCAGCTCACGGCCCTAGCCCTGAAAAACGGGGAGCTTCTCGCCGAAAGGAACCAGGCCCTGGCCCGGCTTTCCCGGCACGCCGATGCCCTTTCCCACGTGATGGCCCTGACCCGGGAGGTGGCGAAAGCCCTGGAACCCGGGGCTGTTCTGGAAACCCTGGCCCGGGCCCTGGTGGAGCGCTTCGGTTTCTATCGGGCTACCGTAGCCCTGGTGCGGGGGGAGTTCTTGGAGGGGCACCTCACCGTCAAGGGGGGGCAGGTCTACTGGACCGAGGGGCGGAGCCGCATCCGCCTAAGCCTGGCCTCTTCCCCCGACCCCATGGCCCGGACCGCCCGGGAGCGGCGAAGCCTCCTCGTTCCCCAGGAGGTCCTGCCCGAGGAGGTGGCCCGGGAGGCTGGACCCAACGTGGCCTATGTGCCCGTCCTGGCCGAGGGGGGTGGGGAGAGGGTTTTGGGGGTGCTGGCCTTGGACCACGGTCCCGGGGGGCCGCCCATCGCCGAGGAGGACCTGCGCTACGTGGAGCTCCTTGCGGGGGCGGCCGGGGTGGCCTTTCGCAACGCAGAGCTCTTCCGCGAGAAGACCCAGCTTTCCCTGGCCTTGGCCGCGGAGAGGGAGCGGCTTTCCGAGGTGCTGGAGGAGCTACCCGACGGGGTGGTGGTCCTCTTCGACGAGCGGGGCTTCGCCAACGGCCGGGCCCGGGAAATCCTCGGCCTGGGGCTAGAGGTGGCCTTGGAGGACCTGCCCGCAGCCCTAGCGCCGGCCCTCGAGGGGGGGCGGCTGGAGCTCTCCCTGGGCGGGAGCGCCTACAGCGTCCGGGGGCGGAGGGTGGGGGAGGCCCAGCTTTTGGTCCTCCACGACATCAGCGAGCGTTCCCGGATGGAGCGGGCCCTGAGGGAGCAGGTGACCTTCACCCAGACCTTGGTGGACCTGGCCCGGGAGGCCCTGAGGCAGAGGGACCTGGGGGCCCTGGGTGAGGCCATCACCCTTCGCCTAAGGGGCCTCTTCGCCGCCGATGAGGGGCTTCTCGTCTCCGAGGAGGGGGGGCGGGAGGAGGTCCTCTTCGCCACCTGCGCCCTACCCGAAAACCTTCCCCGCCCCAACCTCCTGGAGCGGGCCCTGGCCCAGGAGGCCCCCTTGGCCGTGGAGGGCTTGGGTCCTGGGGACTGCGCCCTGGCCGGGGCCCTGGGCCTAAGGAGCGCCCTGGTGGTCCCCTTCCGGGCAGGAAGCTTCCGGGGGGCACTCCTTTTGGGCTTTCGCAGTGAGCGGCGCTTTTCCGATAGGCTTCTCGCCAGGTTCCGCCAGGTGGGCACCCTCCTGGCCCTGGTCCTGGAGAAGGCCCGTTTCCTGGCCCTTCTGGAGGCGGAGGAGGCCAGGCTCAAGGCCCTTTTGGAGCACGCCCAGGACGTGGTCTACGTCCTGGACCAGGAGGGGCTGGTCCGCTTTGTCTCCCAGAGCGTGCGCCCCATCCTGGGCTACGACCCCGAGGGATACAAAAAGGCCCTCATCCGGGCCCTGGACTTCGTCTACCCCGAGGACCGGCCCCAGGCGGAGGCCCTTTTCCGGGAGCTTCTGGCCCGGCCGGGGGAGGTGCGGGTGGCGGAGTTCAGGGTCCTCCACGCTGGCGGGACCCCCATTCCCGTGAGCGCCTGGGGCCGGAACTTGCTCCAAGACCCCCGGGTGAGGGGGGTGGTGGTCACCCTGAGGGACCTGAGGCCCCACCTGGAGGCGGAAAGGGTGAAGGGGGAGTTCATCGCCGCCGTGAGCCACGAGCTCAGGACCCCCCTAGCCGTCATCATGGGCCTGGCGGAACTCCTCAAGGAGGAGGGCCTTTCTCCTTCTGCCCAGGAGTCCGTGGACCTCATCCTAGAGAGCGCCTTCCGCCTCAAGACCATGGTGGACAACCTCCTGGATACGAGCCGCCTCGAGGCGGGCCGCTTTGAGGTGTCCAAGCGTCCGACGAGCCTAGGGCCCCTCCTCCTGGACCTGGCCAAAAGCTTTGGGGGGGTGGCCCGGCTTTCCGGGGTGGACTTCAGGGTGGAGGTGGCGGAGCTTCCCCTCCTGGAGGCCGACCCCGACCGCGTGGTCCAGGTGGTGGGAAACCTCCTCGCCAACGCCTTCAAGTTCACCCCGCCGGGTGGGGAGGTGCGGCTTAGGGCCTTTGCTAATGGGAAAAGCGTGGTCCTGGAGGTGGTGGACACTGGCCCCGGCATCCCCAAGGAGGAGCTTCCCAAGCTCTTTGGGCGCTTTGCCCGCGCCGGGAACGCCCGG
- a CDS encoding acyl-CoA dehydrogenase family protein, protein MPIDFSLTEEQKQLQALARRFAKEVILPVAREYDEKEEVPWAIIEKLHEVGLLNAIIPEAYGGMGLGMLEEVLVGEELAYACMGIYTIPMASDLGITPVLLAGTHQQKERFLRPLTEKPALAAFALSEPGNGSDAAALKTRAIRRGDHYVLNGTKMWISNGAEAEWMVVFATLDPELRHKGVVALVVERDTPGLKAVKIHGKMGQRASGTYELVFEDVRVPLENRLGEEGEGFKIAMQTLNKTRIPVAAGSVGVARRALDEARKYAKEREAFGRPIAEFQAIQFKLADMLMGIETARTYTYYAAWLADRGLPHAHASAIAKAYASEVAFEAANQAIQIHGGYGYVREFPVEKLLRDVKLNQIYEGTNEIQRLIIARHVLAD, encoded by the coding sequence ATGCCCATAGACTTCAGCCTCACGGAGGAGCAGAAGCAGCTCCAGGCCCTGGCCCGGCGGTTCGCCAAGGAGGTCATCCTGCCCGTGGCCCGGGAGTACGACGAGAAGGAGGAGGTCCCCTGGGCCATCATAGAGAAGCTCCACGAAGTGGGCCTCCTCAACGCCATCATCCCCGAGGCGTACGGGGGGATGGGCCTCGGGATGCTGGAGGAGGTCCTCGTGGGGGAGGAGCTGGCCTACGCCTGCATGGGGATCTACACCATCCCCATGGCCAGCGACCTGGGCATCACCCCCGTGCTCCTCGCCGGGACCCACCAGCAGAAGGAGCGCTTCCTAAGGCCCCTCACGGAGAAGCCCGCCCTGGCGGCCTTCGCCCTCTCCGAGCCCGGAAACGGCTCGGATGCCGCCGCCCTCAAGACCAGGGCCATCCGCCGGGGGGACCACTATGTGCTGAACGGCACCAAGATGTGGATCTCTAACGGGGCCGAGGCGGAGTGGATGGTGGTCTTCGCTACCCTAGACCCCGAGCTCCGCCACAAGGGGGTCGTGGCCCTGGTGGTGGAAAGGGACACCCCGGGCCTCAAGGCGGTCAAGATCCACGGTAAGATGGGGCAAAGGGCCAGCGGCACCTACGAGCTGGTCTTTGAGGACGTGAGGGTGCCCCTGGAAAACCGCCTGGGCGAAGAGGGGGAGGGGTTCAAGATCGCCATGCAGACTCTCAACAAGACCCGCATCCCCGTGGCCGCGGGCAGCGTGGGGGTGGCCCGGAGGGCCCTGGACGAGGCCCGGAAGTACGCCAAGGAGCGCGAGGCCTTCGGAAGGCCCATCGCCGAGTTCCAGGCCATCCAGTTCAAGCTGGCGGACATGCTGATGGGGATAGAGACCGCCCGCACCTACACCTACTACGCTGCCTGGCTGGCGGACCGGGGCCTGCCCCACGCCCACGCCAGCGCCATCGCCAAGGCCTACGCCTCGGAGGTGGCCTTTGAGGCGGCCAACCAGGCCATCCAGATCCACGGGGGCTATGGGTACGTGCGGGAGTTCCCCGTGGAAAAGCTCCTAAGGGACGTGAAGCTCAACCAGATCTACGAGGGGACCAACGAGATCCAAAGGCTCATCATCGCCAGGCACGTGCTCGCGGACTAG
- a CDS encoding electron transfer flavoprotein subunit beta/FixA family protein translates to MRFVAVIKQVPDGESRLKIQGGRVDLSGATLILDQMDEYAVEEALRLKEKHGGEAVVVGFGPERTEEAIRTALAMGMDRGVHVVFEGYADPVAVAQALAPVLKEEAPTLVLTGGQQADWDSQALGGTLGEALGVPVVAWTTALELEGDTARAKHDLDEGAEWVRVRLPALFTTQQGLNEPRYPTLPGIMRAKKKEIRKVQAEVRPKVALLAEEIQEKQRLGKILDGKDPVGAAEELVRLLHEEAKVI, encoded by the coding sequence GTGAGGTTTGTGGCGGTGATCAAGCAGGTGCCCGACGGGGAAAGCCGGCTCAAGATCCAAGGGGGAAGGGTAGACCTCTCGGGGGCCACCCTGATCCTGGACCAGATGGACGAGTACGCGGTGGAGGAGGCCCTGCGCCTCAAGGAGAAGCACGGGGGGGAGGCGGTCGTGGTGGGCTTTGGCCCCGAGCGCACCGAGGAGGCCATCCGCACCGCCTTGGCCATGGGCATGGACCGGGGGGTGCACGTGGTCTTTGAGGGCTACGCCGACCCCGTGGCCGTGGCCCAGGCCCTGGCCCCGGTCCTCAAGGAGGAGGCCCCCACCCTGGTCCTCACCGGGGGGCAGCAGGCGGACTGGGACAGCCAGGCCCTGGGGGGCACCCTGGGGGAGGCCCTGGGGGTTCCGGTGGTGGCCTGGACCACGGCCCTGGAGCTAGAGGGGGACACGGCCAGGGCCAAGCACGACCTGGACGAGGGGGCCGAGTGGGTGCGGGTGCGGCTTCCCGCCCTTTTCACCACCCAGCAGGGCTTGAACGAACCCCGCTACCCCACCCTACCCGGGATCATGAGGGCCAAGAAGAAGGAGATCCGCAAGGTCCAGGCTGAGGTACGGCCCAAGGTGGCCCTCCTCGCCGAGGAGATCCAGGAAAAACAGCGCCTAGGCAAGATCC